Proteins from one Leptonema illini DSM 21528 genomic window:
- a CDS encoding IS110 family transposase yields the protein MDTNKPVVGIDLSKRTLEAVRVTGERIERFSGKTDDQGLRTLEKWLKKGETVVLEAGSQAFRIARRLAKNIGCDMIVLNPGDVAVIYDSLKKTDKEDALKLARLAQRHPREELPTVEIPTEKQEVIRRLSTEQAHWSEMISMSKNRLHSVFVEAGIVHLTRSHLSRRENRQEAFESLPEVYQAEASRLMRDIDHMEGLVEELEEQIRGALKENLDYTSLVMSMPGVGPILALALLGYLGDGKRFSSAKQVGFFVGLVPKVQISGTMVHYGHIVHTGCKPIRRVIIQAAWALTRSNEGGDLRAFYQRLYPIKGKKKAIVAVARKMTEILYLMVRNGEFYRHSNPVNLKKKLKYYGLHSAAA from the coding sequence CCCTTGAAGCAGTCCGGGTTACGGGCGAACGAATCGAGCGGTTTTCCGGGAAAACAGATGATCAGGGGCTCCGAACCCTTGAAAAATGGCTGAAAAAAGGCGAGACCGTCGTTCTGGAAGCCGGTAGTCAGGCCTTTCGCATTGCTCGACGGCTGGCTAAAAATATCGGCTGCGACATGATCGTGTTGAATCCCGGCGATGTTGCCGTCATCTATGACTCTTTGAAAAAGACGGATAAAGAAGACGCTCTGAAACTGGCCCGGCTGGCGCAGCGCCATCCCCGGGAAGAGTTGCCGACCGTGGAAATTCCGACAGAGAAGCAGGAAGTAATCCGTCGACTCTCTACCGAACAGGCGCACTGGAGCGAGATGATCAGCATGAGTAAGAATCGTCTCCATTCCGTATTCGTCGAAGCAGGAATTGTTCATCTCACAAGAAGCCACCTGAGTCGACGAGAAAACAGGCAGGAAGCGTTTGAATCACTTCCAGAGGTCTATCAGGCTGAGGCTTCCCGGCTGATGCGAGATATCGACCACATGGAAGGGTTAGTTGAAGAGCTGGAAGAGCAGATTCGAGGCGCATTAAAAGAGAATCTGGATTATACATCCCTTGTCATGTCGATGCCCGGTGTCGGTCCTATCCTTGCGCTGGCTTTGCTCGGTTATCTCGGCGATGGGAAAAGGTTTTCCAGCGCCAAACAGGTGGGCTTCTTTGTGGGCCTTGTGCCGAAGGTCCAGATATCCGGAACGATGGTGCATTACGGACATATCGTTCACACGGGATGCAAGCCTATCCGACGAGTCATTATCCAGGCCGCATGGGCATTGACCCGATCCAATGAAGGCGGAGATCTGCGGGCCTTTTACCAGCGACTCTATCCCATCAAAGGGAAGAAAAAGGCCATCGTCGCAGTTGCTCGAAAGATGACCGAGATCCTGTATCTCATGGTGAGGAACGGTGAGTTTTATCGGCATTCAAACCCTGTTAATCTGAAGAAGAAACTGAAATACTACGGTCTGCACAGTGCAGCCGCTTGA